The following coding sequences are from one Verrucosispora sp. WMMD573 window:
- a CDS encoding xylan 1,4-beta-xylosidase: MRITVAEQPVGRLNDAWRLAVGTGRFDLALRRDYQDSLALVQREIGFRYIRGHGLLSDGVGVHRPYEHRGRRQVRHAFGYLDQVVDAYLKLGIRPFVELGFMPSGLASGEQTVFWWRGNVTPPRSHTEWADLVRATVGHLVDRYGLDEVRGWPIEVWNEPDLKEFWQDADADAYHRLYEVTAHAVKDVDADLQVGGPALSPGADDGWLPRFAEFVTDRSVPIDFVSRHAYTSGPAQHVPFGVHQTLTPAQRLLEQFASPRQLLADTALADLPVHITEFNSSYRPDNPIHDTAFHAAYLAPVLAGGGDLVDSFAYWTFSDVFEEVGIPTTLFHGGFGLLTHRQIRKPTFHLYAFMNRLGTQILARGADHLVTRDDTGRIAVLAWAPVDVTGGGPVDGHTVRLSLPIADAAARSAFLLRSSVSEEHGNAWRAWGELGRPPSPTARQLDVLRQAAEPARRHGSLPVLAGRVELDLHLTRHEVTLAEVSPVTDETPPWWDERRLLGGEPS; the protein is encoded by the coding sequence ATGCGGATCACCGTTGCGGAGCAACCCGTCGGCCGGCTGAACGACGCGTGGCGACTCGCCGTCGGCACCGGCCGGTTCGACCTGGCCCTGAGGCGCGACTACCAGGACTCGTTGGCCCTGGTGCAACGAGAGATCGGCTTCCGGTACATCCGCGGGCACGGCCTGCTCAGCGACGGCGTCGGGGTGCACCGGCCGTACGAACACCGGGGCCGACGTCAGGTTCGGCACGCCTTCGGCTACCTCGACCAGGTCGTCGACGCCTACCTCAAACTGGGCATCCGGCCGTTCGTGGAGCTGGGTTTCATGCCCTCCGGGCTGGCCAGCGGCGAGCAGACCGTCTTCTGGTGGCGCGGCAACGTCACCCCACCCCGGTCGCACACCGAATGGGCCGACCTGGTCCGGGCAACCGTCGGTCACCTCGTCGACCGGTACGGCCTGGACGAGGTGCGTGGCTGGCCGATCGAGGTGTGGAATGAGCCCGACCTGAAGGAGTTCTGGCAGGACGCCGACGCCGACGCCTACCACCGGCTCTACGAGGTGACCGCGCACGCGGTGAAGGACGTCGACGCCGACCTCCAGGTCGGCGGCCCGGCGCTCTCCCCCGGCGCCGACGACGGATGGCTGCCCCGGTTCGCCGAGTTCGTCACCGACCGTTCGGTCCCGATCGACTTCGTCAGCCGGCACGCCTACACCTCCGGCCCGGCCCAGCACGTGCCGTTCGGCGTCCACCAGACCCTGACGCCGGCGCAGCGGCTGCTCGAACAGTTCGCCAGCCCCCGTCAACTGCTCGCCGACACCGCGCTGGCCGACCTGCCGGTGCACATCACCGAGTTCAACAGCTCCTACCGGCCGGACAACCCCATCCACGACACCGCCTTCCACGCCGCCTACCTAGCCCCGGTGCTGGCCGGCGGGGGCGACCTGGTCGACTCCTTCGCGTACTGGACCTTCAGCGACGTGTTCGAGGAGGTGGGCATCCCGACCACGCTGTTCCACGGCGGCTTCGGGCTGCTCACCCACCGGCAGATCCGCAAACCCACGTTCCACCTGTACGCCTTCATGAACCGCCTGGGTACGCAGATCCTCGCCCGTGGGGCGGACCACCTGGTCACCCGCGACGACACCGGCCGCATCGCGGTGCTGGCCTGGGCGCCGGTCGACGTCACCGGCGGCGGACCGGTGGACGGCCACACCGTACGCCTGTCGCTGCCCATCGCCGATGCGGCCGCCCGCAGCGCGTTCCTGCTACGCTCCTCGGTCAGCGAGGAGCACGGCAACGCCTGGCGGGCCTGGGGTGAGCTGGGCCGACCGCCCTCCCCCACCGCCCGCCAGCTGGACGTCCTGCGACAGGCCGCCGAGCCGGCCCGGCGGCACGGCTCGCTGCCGGTGCTTGCCGGTCGCGTCGAACTGGATCTGCACCTGACCCGGCACGAGGTGACCCTGGCCGAGGTGAGCCCGGTTACCGACGAAACTCCGCCCTGGTGGGACGAGCGGCGACTGCTGGGCGGTGAGCCGTCGTGA
- a CDS encoding DUF624 domain-containing protein, whose translation MSTATRREFGAGPLSRGAALIYTLLVVELLLLVCAAPGLVALFALERHISNLPLVALCAVPLGPAFSAALYALHRQRLDLTELHPWRLFWRGYRANLTGSLLVWVPALVWLTVIAVNLVNLPAAGVPGWWAVPLMLVGAGVSVVGVNALVITSLFTFRLRDVFRLAGYFVLRTPVVTVGTVLLLVAATALTMVASEAALAALGSVLALALVHGSAPMTDVIRKEFVG comes from the coding sequence GTGAGCACCGCCACCCGTCGGGAGTTCGGCGCCGGTCCGCTGTCCCGAGGGGCAGCGCTGATCTACACCCTGCTGGTGGTGGAGTTGCTGCTGCTGGTCTGCGCAGCACCCGGCCTGGTGGCGCTCTTCGCGCTGGAGCGGCACATCAGCAACCTGCCACTGGTCGCGCTCTGTGCGGTACCGCTCGGCCCGGCCTTCTCCGCCGCGCTGTACGCCCTGCACCGGCAGCGTCTCGACCTGACCGAGCTGCACCCGTGGCGGCTGTTCTGGCGCGGATACCGGGCCAACCTGACCGGTTCGCTGCTGGTCTGGGTGCCGGCGCTGGTGTGGCTTACCGTCATCGCGGTCAATCTGGTGAACCTGCCGGCGGCGGGGGTGCCCGGCTGGTGGGCGGTGCCGCTGATGCTGGTCGGTGCCGGGGTGTCGGTGGTCGGGGTCAACGCGTTGGTGATCACGTCGCTGTTCACGTTCCGGCTGCGGGACGTGTTCCGGCTGGCCGGGTATTTCGTGCTGCGTACCCCGGTGGTCACGGTCGGCACGGTGTTGCTGCTGGTGGCGGCGACCGCGCTCACCATGGTCGCCTCGGAGGCGGCGCTCGCCGCTCTCGGCTCGGTGCTGGCGCTGGCGCTGGTCCATGGCAGCGCACCGATGACCGACGTCATCAGGAAGGAGTTCGTCGGGTGA
- a CDS encoding beta-galactosidase, translated as MSLPTTPKVPFGGDYNPEQWPEAVWDDDDRLFALAGIDTVTLGVFDWASTQPTPDRYDFGLLDRIVDRAAAGGRMICMATGTGAHPAWLARAHPEVTRVDFEGRRHRFGQRHNSCPSSPVFRRLSTELARRVARRYADNPAVVAWHVGNEYGGACYCDLCTDGFRRWLRERYGTLAALNAAWYTTFWSHTFTDWDEIEAPSALTEHWRGPDHTAFQGITLDYRRFMSEAMLANFRDEKAAIRESSDLPVTTNFMGMYRPIDYHRWAADLDFASWDNYPPEGSSPAWMALSHDLIRGLKDGQAFWLMEQTPSMTACRDVNPLKPPGVMRLWSWQAVAHGADAVLFFQLRASRGACEKYHGAVIGHAGRADTRVFREVAKLGAELRRLGDATLGARTPARVALLFDWDSWWALEMSDGPSRLVRYQQVVLAYYQALWDAGVDVDVLAVTADLSSYAVVVAPALHQVSDDLAERLAQVAQGGGSVLTTFLSGRVDVDGNAFLADVPGPLAPLTGVRVDEWDARGAEVVNPVRLGTGAGELEVDSRLVFELIIPQGADVVGSYRADWYAGTPAVTRNTYGAGHGWYVGTALDQRGVSWVVRQVLDRHGLAGRYPGVPGLETAARVTGDGTRLLFLLNHGTDAVEVPATVSGVDLLTGARVEVGDPLRLDPADVLVLREADRSGTSS; from the coding sequence GTGAGTCTGCCCACCACGCCCAAGGTGCCGTTCGGCGGCGACTACAACCCCGAGCAGTGGCCCGAGGCCGTGTGGGACGACGACGACCGGTTGTTCGCCCTGGCCGGGATCGACACCGTCACCCTCGGCGTCTTCGACTGGGCGTCGACCCAGCCGACCCCCGACAGGTACGACTTCGGCCTGCTGGACCGGATCGTGGACCGGGCCGCCGCAGGCGGCCGGATGATCTGCATGGCCACCGGCACCGGTGCGCATCCGGCATGGTTGGCCCGAGCCCATCCGGAGGTGACCCGGGTCGACTTCGAGGGACGCCGGCACCGGTTCGGCCAGCGGCACAACTCCTGCCCCAGCTCGCCGGTGTTCCGTCGACTCTCGACGGAACTGGCGCGCCGGGTGGCCCGCCGGTACGCCGACAACCCGGCGGTGGTGGCCTGGCACGTGGGCAACGAGTACGGCGGCGCCTGCTACTGCGACCTCTGCACCGACGGCTTCCGCCGGTGGCTACGGGAGCGCTACGGCACCCTGGCCGCGTTGAACGCGGCCTGGTACACCACGTTCTGGTCGCACACCTTCACCGACTGGGACGAGATCGAGGCGCCGTCGGCACTGACCGAGCACTGGCGTGGGCCGGACCACACCGCCTTCCAGGGCATCACCCTGGACTACCGGCGCTTCATGTCCGAGGCGATGCTGGCCAACTTCCGCGACGAGAAGGCCGCCATCCGCGAGTCCAGCGACCTGCCGGTGACCACCAACTTCATGGGCATGTACCGACCGATCGACTACCACCGCTGGGCCGCGGACCTTGACTTCGCCTCCTGGGACAACTACCCGCCGGAGGGCAGCTCGCCGGCCTGGATGGCACTCAGCCACGACCTGATCCGCGGCCTCAAGGATGGCCAGGCGTTCTGGCTGATGGAGCAGACGCCCAGCATGACGGCCTGCCGCGACGTCAACCCGCTCAAGCCGCCCGGAGTGATGCGGCTGTGGAGCTGGCAGGCGGTGGCGCACGGCGCGGACGCGGTGCTCTTCTTCCAGCTGCGAGCGTCGCGTGGAGCGTGCGAGAAGTACCACGGCGCAGTCATCGGCCATGCCGGCCGCGCCGACACCCGGGTCTTCCGGGAGGTAGCCAAGCTGGGTGCCGAGTTGCGTCGGCTCGGCGACGCCACGCTGGGCGCGCGTACCCCGGCGCGGGTGGCGCTGCTGTTCGACTGGGACAGCTGGTGGGCGCTGGAGATGTCCGACGGACCGTCCCGACTGGTCCGCTACCAGCAGGTGGTGCTCGCCTACTACCAGGCGTTGTGGGACGCCGGAGTGGACGTCGACGTGCTCGCGGTCACCGCCGACCTGTCCAGCTACGCCGTGGTCGTCGCCCCGGCGCTGCACCAGGTCTCCGATGACCTGGCTGAGCGGTTGGCGCAGGTGGCACAAGGGGGCGGTTCGGTGCTGACCACGTTCCTGTCCGGCCGGGTGGACGTCGACGGCAACGCGTTCCTGGCGGACGTGCCGGGTCCGCTGGCACCACTGACGGGGGTACGGGTCGACGAGTGGGACGCCCGGGGCGCGGAGGTGGTCAACCCGGTCCGGCTCGGCACCGGGGCCGGGGAGCTGGAGGTCGACTCCCGGCTGGTGTTCGAGCTGATCATCCCCCAGGGCGCCGACGTGGTGGGCAGCTATCGCGCCGACTGGTACGCCGGCACCCCGGCGGTCACCCGCAACACCTACGGCGCAGGGCACGGATGGTACGTCGGCACCGCGCTGGACCAGCGCGGCGTCTCGTGGGTGGTGCGGCAGGTGCTGGACCGGCACGGCCTGGCCGGTCGCTACCCGGGCGTGCCGGGCCTGGAGACGGCGGCACGCGTCACCGGCGACGGCACCCGGTTGCTGTTCCTGCTCAACCACGGCACCGATGCCGTAGAGGTGCCCGCCACCGTGTCCGGCGTGGACCTGCTCACCGGCGCTCGGGTCGAGGTGGGTGATCCGCTGCGGCTCGACCCGGCCGACGTTCTCGTGCTCCGCGAAGCCGACAGGTCCGGTACCTCTTCCTGA
- a CDS encoding phytase produces the protein MTQTLSAAVTVGVVAAALLAPVQVTAAASVQPPVVTTNNETPVLYDDEAGGNASGDDPAIWVHPADSRKSVVIVTAKEGGLRVYDMGSRELQSLPATKAPRSDAVAGRYNNVDIAYGLRLAGRRVDVAVVSDRYNDQLRFFAIDPAGAAARTPLTEVTAADQSFLFNPDRAAVEQEQTAYGLAVWQPRSGETYAVVTQEGTTTIATVRIAAIGGKLGYTDIRRRAMPSHFRLPDATTWVPCEEPGVLPQLEGVVVDQASGVLYAAQEDVGLWRLQLPLGPRSRPTLIDRVTDFGIHDVYDSETEECRPIDPNAKGYGGNLLAADAEGVDIYYGRGSTGYLIVSSQGDDSFAVYQRRGTNRAVGSFRVTGVGGVDDINGSDGLAVTNRPVGTYRQGLLVTHDEPETGPDVDDERDATNFSYVSWGDVARALSLAVDTRAGNDPRLR, from the coding sequence ATGACGCAGACATTGAGCGCCGCGGTGACGGTAGGCGTCGTCGCCGCTGCGCTGCTCGCCCCGGTGCAGGTGACCGCTGCCGCCAGCGTCCAGCCGCCGGTAGTGACCACCAACAACGAAACCCCCGTGTTGTACGACGATGAGGCGGGTGGGAACGCCTCCGGTGACGATCCCGCGATCTGGGTCCATCCGGCGGACTCCCGGAAATCCGTGGTGATCGTGACCGCCAAGGAGGGCGGCCTCCGCGTCTACGACATGGGCTCTCGTGAGCTTCAGTCGTTGCCCGCCACGAAGGCACCACGAAGCGACGCTGTCGCGGGCCGCTACAACAACGTCGATATCGCCTACGGCCTGCGCCTGGCCGGTCGCCGGGTCGACGTCGCCGTCGTCTCGGACCGCTACAACGACCAACTCCGGTTCTTCGCCATCGACCCGGCGGGCGCGGCAGCACGTACCCCGCTGACGGAGGTCACCGCAGCGGACCAGAGCTTCCTGTTCAACCCCGACCGGGCGGCGGTCGAGCAGGAGCAGACCGCCTACGGCCTCGCCGTCTGGCAGCCACGCTCCGGCGAGACGTACGCCGTCGTCACCCAGGAGGGCACGACGACCATCGCCACCGTCCGCATCGCGGCCATCGGTGGCAAGCTCGGCTACACGGACATCCGGCGACGTGCGATGCCGAGCCACTTCCGGCTGCCGGACGCCACGACCTGGGTGCCCTGCGAGGAGCCAGGCGTACTGCCACAGCTCGAAGGTGTCGTGGTGGACCAGGCATCGGGTGTGCTCTACGCCGCGCAGGAGGACGTCGGCCTGTGGCGGCTGCAACTGCCGCTCGGGCCACGGAGCCGACCCACGCTCATCGACCGGGTCACCGACTTCGGCATCCACGATGTCTACGACAGCGAGACCGAGGAGTGCCGGCCGATCGACCCGAATGCGAAGGGCTATGGCGGAAATCTACTCGCGGCGGATGCCGAAGGTGTCGACATCTACTACGGGCGTGGCTCCACCGGGTATCTCATCGTGTCCAGCCAGGGCGACGACTCGTTCGCGGTCTACCAACGCCGAGGCACGAACCGGGCGGTGGGGAGCTTCCGGGTCACCGGCGTCGGTGGCGTCGACGACATCAACGGCTCCGACGGCCTGGCCGTGACCAACCGCCCCGTCGGCACGTACCGGCAGGGTCTGCTCGTCACCCACGACGAGCCCGAGACCGGACCCGACGTGGACGACGAGCGCGACGCCACCAACTTCTCGTACGTCTCCTGGGGCGATGTCGCGCGGGCACTGTCGCTGGCCGTGGACACCCGGGCCGGAAACGACCCTCGCCTACGTTGA
- a CDS encoding N-acetyltransferase, with the protein MTSDAFVPAGFTPPTSLVAERFRLEPLGPQHNVADHAAWMSSIEHIRATPGYPDGDWPPPSGMSVEKNLSDLRRHADDFTRGTGFTFTVLDPGADDVIGCVYLYPSASTEYDVTVQSWVRADRADLDVPLASAVADWIATDWPWERLDRCGR; encoded by the coding sequence ATGACCTCGGACGCTTTCGTACCAGCCGGCTTCACCCCGCCGACATCGCTGGTCGCCGAACGGTTCCGCCTCGAACCGCTGGGCCCGCAGCACAACGTGGCGGATCACGCCGCCTGGATGTCGAGCATCGAACACATCCGTGCCACGCCTGGATACCCGGACGGCGACTGGCCACCGCCCAGCGGTATGTCGGTGGAGAAGAACCTCTCCGATCTACGCCGTCACGCCGACGACTTCACCAGAGGCACCGGGTTCACCTTCACCGTCCTCGACCCGGGTGCCGACGACGTCATCGGCTGCGTCTACCTCTACCCGTCGGCCTCCACGGAGTACGACGTGACCGTCCAGTCCTGGGTGCGGGCCGACCGGGCAGACCTGGACGTGCCGCTCGCCAGCGCCGTCGCGGACTGGATCGCCACCGACTGGCCCTGGGAACGCCTGGACCGGTGCGGCCGCTGA
- a CDS encoding TIGR03086 family metal-binding protein, protein MIDSDGSPDLEPAARALKALLPGVTDVQLSDPTPCAGWTVGDLLDHLMGLTLAFRTAAEKGPDPAPNGPGEPSADKLDPRWRTLLPGRLDELVAAWREPAAWAGETAVGGAALPAEIMGIVALDELVVHGWDLARATGQPYDIDDRTLATVHRLVSEQASSDGTPGLFGPMIAQPADAPLLDRVLGLTGRNRDWRP, encoded by the coding sequence ATGATCGACAGTGACGGCAGTCCGGATCTCGAGCCAGCAGCCCGCGCGCTGAAGGCGCTGCTGCCCGGGGTCACCGACGTCCAGCTCTCCGACCCCACGCCATGTGCCGGCTGGACGGTCGGCGACCTGCTCGACCATCTCATGGGACTGACGCTCGCGTTCCGGACGGCTGCCGAGAAGGGACCGGATCCCGCACCGAACGGGCCGGGCGAGCCCTCAGCCGACAAGCTCGACCCGCGGTGGCGCACGTTACTGCCGGGGCGGCTCGACGAGTTGGTCGCCGCCTGGCGCGAGCCGGCGGCCTGGGCGGGCGAGACCGCGGTCGGGGGAGCCGCGCTGCCAGCCGAGATCATGGGCATCGTCGCGCTTGACGAGCTGGTAGTGCACGGATGGGATCTCGCTCGCGCGACCGGTCAGCCGTACGACATCGACGACCGGACCCTCGCTACGGTCCACCGTCTGGTGTCCGAACAGGCCAGCAGCGACGGCACCCCCGGCCTGTTCGGACCGATGATCGCCCAGCCCGCCGACGCTCCGCTGCTCGACCGGGTCCTCGGGCTCACCGGCCGTAACCGCGACTGGAGGCCGTAG
- a CDS encoding alpha-glucuronidase — protein sequence MTGPAPTDVHPAWLPAEAFRAIGSRHCLVLGAGRLVETVFAEVERACAEHGGSVRRTAEGPPPSLVLALVTAAGDGGPAELDAALADLRAADGGPLGGEGYALARHGEVTVLLADQPAGLLYGLFHLIRLGESAFGPPCAAQPHRPAMRRRMLDHWDNVDVHPVMGQVERGYAGGSIFWQAGRPRRDRGRVRGYARLLAACGINAVAVNNVNVHATEARLLTERLDDVAEIADEFRPYGIRVHLSVTFAAPVVLAGLPTADPFDDAVRAWWAETTAAVYARIPDFGGYVVKADSEGQPGPFSYGRDHADGANLLAEALAPHGGVVHWRAFVYNHRQDWRDRSTDRARAAFDHFAPLDGRFRDNVIVQVKHGPMDFQTREPVSPVITAMPGTRLAVEFQVTQEYTGQQRHVCYLAPWWSEVLRFGWGDDGRTVAAVAADGGGLVAVSNVGDDPFWTGHPLAQANLYAFGRLAWDPRLRPAEVLDEWIELTFHPDTSADPDLLRRTLHEIMDDSWRSYERYTAPLGVGFMVRPGLHYGPDVDGYEYSRWGTYHFADRDGVGVDRTRATGTGFTGQYPRPWSRVYESPETCPDELLLFFHHVPYEHVLHSGRTVIQHIYDTHFAGVVEVEAACLRWKSLAGLVDAAVHARVTERLDEQLRCAREWRDQVNAYFHRKSGVPDAHDRPLH from the coding sequence CACTGCCTCGTACTCGGCGCCGGAAGGCTCGTCGAGACGGTGTTCGCCGAGGTCGAGCGGGCCTGCGCCGAACACGGCGGCAGTGTCCGACGTACGGCCGAGGGGCCGCCGCCGAGCCTGGTGCTCGCCCTGGTCACGGCCGCTGGCGACGGCGGCCCCGCCGAGCTCGACGCCGCTCTGGCCGACCTGAGGGCGGCCGACGGTGGGCCACTCGGCGGGGAAGGCTACGCCCTGGCCCGGCACGGCGAGGTCACGGTGCTGCTCGCCGACCAGCCGGCCGGGCTGCTCTACGGGCTGTTCCATTTGATCCGCCTCGGCGAATCGGCCTTCGGCCCACCGTGCGCGGCACAACCGCACCGTCCCGCGATGCGCCGTCGCATGCTCGATCACTGGGACAACGTCGACGTGCACCCGGTGATGGGTCAGGTCGAGCGCGGCTACGCCGGCGGATCGATCTTCTGGCAGGCCGGCCGCCCCCGGCGGGACCGCGGCCGGGTCCGGGGGTATGCGCGACTGCTGGCCGCCTGTGGGATCAACGCGGTGGCGGTGAACAACGTGAACGTCCACGCCACCGAGGCACGGCTGCTCACCGAGCGGCTCGACGACGTCGCCGAGATCGCCGACGAGTTCCGTCCGTACGGCATCCGAGTGCATCTGTCGGTCACCTTCGCCGCGCCAGTCGTCCTCGCCGGCCTGCCCACCGCGGATCCTTTCGACGACGCGGTGCGGGCCTGGTGGGCCGAGACCACGGCAGCGGTGTACGCCCGCATCCCCGACTTCGGCGGCTACGTGGTCAAGGCGGACTCGGAGGGACAACCGGGCCCGTTCAGCTACGGCCGTGACCACGCCGACGGAGCGAACCTGCTCGCCGAGGCGTTGGCCCCGCACGGCGGCGTGGTGCACTGGCGGGCCTTCGTCTACAACCACCGGCAGGACTGGCGGGACCGCTCCACCGACCGGGCCCGGGCCGCCTTCGACCACTTCGCCCCGCTCGACGGCCGCTTCCGCGACAACGTCATCGTCCAGGTCAAGCACGGCCCGATGGATTTCCAGACCCGCGAACCCGTCTCCCCGGTGATCACGGCGATGCCCGGCACCCGGTTGGCGGTGGAGTTCCAGGTGACGCAGGAGTACACCGGCCAGCAGCGGCACGTGTGCTACCTGGCTCCCTGGTGGAGCGAGGTCTTGCGGTTCGGCTGGGGCGACGACGGACGCACCGTCGCCGCGGTGGCCGCCGACGGAGGCGGTCTGGTCGCCGTCTCCAACGTGGGTGACGATCCGTTCTGGACCGGGCACCCGCTGGCCCAGGCCAACCTGTACGCCTTTGGCCGGCTGGCCTGGGATCCGCGGCTGCGACCGGCGGAGGTGCTCGACGAATGGATCGAGCTGACCTTCCACCCGGACACCAGCGCCGATCCGGACCTGCTCCGCCGCACCCTGCACGAGATCATGGACGACTCGTGGCGCAGCTACGAGCGCTACACCGCACCGCTGGGCGTGGGATTCATGGTGCGGCCGGGCCTGCACTACGGCCCGGACGTCGACGGATACGAGTACAGCCGGTGGGGCACCTACCATTTCGCCGACCGTGACGGCGTGGGCGTGGACCGTACCCGGGCCACCGGCACCGGCTTCACCGGCCAGTACCCCCGACCCTGGTCCCGGGTGTACGAATCCCCGGAGACCTGCCCCGACGAGCTGCTGCTCTTCTTTCACCACGTGCCGTACGAGCACGTGCTGCACAGCGGTCGCACCGTCATCCAGCACATCTACGACACCCACTTCGCCGGGGTGGTCGAGGTGGAGGCGGCCTGCCTGCGGTGGAAGTCACTCGCCGGGTTGGTGGACGCCGCGGTGCACGCCCGGGTGACCGAGCGGCTCGACGAGCAGTTGCGCTGCGCGCGGGAGTGGCGCGACCAGGTGAACGCCTACTTCCACCGCAAGTCCGGCGTACCCGACGCGCACGACCGGCCCCTGCACTGA